The following proteins are encoded in a genomic region of Kosakonia oryzae:
- a CDS encoding amidohydrolase codes for MPGLKITLLQQPLVWMDGPANLRHFDIQLEGVTGRDVIVLPEMFTTGFAMEAAKQSMSQDDVVAWMQSKARQTNALIAGSAALQTDRGPVNRFLLIEPEGKVHFYDKRHLFRMAEEHHHYEAGNERVVFEWRGWRILPLVCYDLRFPVWSRNRNDYDLLLYVANWPAPRSLHWQSLLVARAIENQAWVAGCNRVGTDGNGHHYRGDSRVISPQGEIIATAEPHLATRIDAEMSLSALQEYRAQFPAWQDADPFTLD; via the coding sequence GTGCCTGGTTTGAAAATTACACTGTTACAACAACCGTTAGTCTGGATGGATGGGCCTGCAAATTTGCGCCATTTCGACATCCAGCTGGAGGGCGTTACTGGCCGGGATGTCATTGTCCTGCCCGAAATGTTCACCACCGGCTTTGCGATGGAAGCGGCAAAACAGTCCATGTCGCAAGACGATGTGGTGGCATGGATGCAAAGTAAAGCCCGCCAGACCAATGCGCTGATTGCGGGCAGCGCCGCGCTGCAAACGGACCGCGGGCCGGTAAACCGTTTTCTGCTGATTGAGCCGGAAGGCAAAGTGCATTTTTACGATAAGCGCCATCTGTTCCGCATGGCCGAAGAGCACCATCACTACGAAGCCGGAAATGAGCGCGTGGTATTTGAGTGGCGCGGCTGGCGAATTCTGCCGCTGGTTTGCTACGACCTGCGCTTCCCGGTGTGGTCGCGCAACCGCAACGATTACGATCTGCTGCTCTATGTTGCTAACTGGCCTGCGCCGCGCTCGCTGCACTGGCAGTCGCTGCTGGTGGCGCGCGCCATTGAAAACCAGGCATGGGTGGCGGGCTGTAATCGCGTCGGCACCGACGGCAACGGTCATCACTACCGTGGCGACAGCCGGGTGATCAGCCCGCAGGGCGAGATTATCGCCACCGCCGAACCGCACCTGGCAACGCGCATCGACGCCGAAATGTCGCTCAGCGCATTGCAGGAGTATCGCGCGCAGTTCCCGGCCTGGCAGGATGCCGATCCGTTTACGCTCGATTAA
- a CDS encoding ABC transporter permease gives MAELTTTGVAASLPRTENRVLKKFLANKSAMIGAVIVGIFVLIALLAPWIAPFDPVKANFLAVRKPPSELYWFGTDELGRDILSRMVWGARTSLLAGCISVLIAVVIGVPLGLLAGYFQGIWDGVISRFIEALLACPFLIMAIALGAFLGPSLSNAMIAIGLSAMPIFARLTRGQVIAIRNEEYIDGARAIGLPDRWIILRYVLPNVMSPILVQATLAIASAIITEASLSFLGLGQQPPYPSWGAMLNTAKGFLEQAPWMSIFPGVAIFLTVQGFNLLGDGLRDALDPRHD, from the coding sequence ATGGCAGAACTGACCACTACGGGCGTGGCGGCGTCGCTGCCGCGTACGGAAAACCGGGTACTGAAGAAATTCCTCGCTAACAAAAGCGCGATGATTGGCGCGGTGATTGTCGGCATCTTTGTGCTGATCGCCTTGCTGGCGCCGTGGATCGCCCCGTTCGATCCGGTAAAAGCGAACTTTCTGGCGGTGCGTAAACCGCCCTCTGAGTTGTACTGGTTCGGCACCGACGAACTGGGGCGCGATATTCTGTCGCGCATGGTTTGGGGTGCGCGCACCTCGCTGCTGGCCGGTTGTATCTCAGTGCTGATTGCGGTGGTGATTGGCGTGCCGCTTGGCCTGCTGGCCGGTTATTTCCAGGGGATCTGGGATGGGGTGATTTCACGCTTTATCGAAGCGCTGCTGGCCTGTCCGTTTTTGATCATGGCGATCGCTCTCGGCGCGTTTCTTGGCCCAAGCCTGAGTAATGCAATGATCGCCATTGGCCTGTCGGCGATGCCGATCTTCGCTCGTCTGACGCGCGGCCAGGTGATCGCCATTCGCAACGAAGAGTATATCGACGGGGCGCGGGCGATTGGCCTGCCGGATCGCTGGATAATCCTGCGCTATGTGCTGCCCAATGTGATGTCGCCGATCCTCGTGCAGGCAACGCTGGCGATTGCCTCGGCGATCATCACCGAAGCCAGCCTCTCTTTTCTCGGCCTCGGCCAGCAGCCGCCGTATCCCTCCTGGGGCGCGATGCTGAATACCGCCAAAGGTTTTCTGGAGCAGGCGCCCTGGATGTCTATTTTCCCCGGTGTAGCGATTTTTCTCACCGTACAGGGATTTAATCTACTCGGCGACGGGCTGCGCGATGCGCTCGATCCACGCCACGACTAA
- the fadE gene encoding acyl-CoA dehydrogenase FadE codes for MMILSLIATIVLLGVLFYHRVNLLLSSVILLAWTAALGVMGLWSIWVLLPLAIILVPFNLPPMRKALISAPVFRGFRKVMPPMSRTEKEAIDAGTTWWEGDLFRGNPDWKKLHNYPQPRLTAEEQAFIDGPVEEACRMANDFQITHEMADLPPELWAFLKEHRFFAMIIKKEYGGLEFSAYAQSRVLQKLSGVSGILAITVGVPNSLGPGELLQHYGTEEQKNHYLPRLARGLEIPCFALTSPEAGSDAGAIPDTGVVCMGEWQGEQVLGMRLSWNKRYITLAPIATVLGLAFKLSDPEKLLGGEEELGITCALIPTSTPGVEIGRRHFPLNVPFQNGPTRGDDIFVPIDYIIGGPKMAGQGWRMLVECLSVGRGITLPSNSTGGLKSVAMGIGAYAHIRRQFKVPIGKMEGIEEPLARIGGNAYVMDAAASLITYGIMLGEKPAVLSAIVKYHCTHRGQQSIIDAMDIAGGKGIMLGESNFLARAYQGAPIAITVEGANILTRSMMIFGQGAIRCHPYVLEEMAAAQNNDVDAFDKLLFKHIGHVGSNKMRSLWLGLTRGLTSAAPTRDVTKRYYQHLNRLSANLALLSDVSMAVLGGSLKRRERISARLGDILSQLFLASATLKRYDDEGRQEADLPLVHWGVQDALYQAEQAMSDLLENFPNRFVAGALSLVIFPTGRHYRAPSDKLDHKVAKILQTPSATRSRIGRGQYLTPSEHNPVGLLEEALVDVMAADPVHQRICKALGKNLPFTRLNDLAQQALASGLITAEEAALLSKAEVSRLRSINVDDFAPEALATQPVVKAPEKLRKPEAA; via the coding sequence ATGATGATTTTGAGCCTTATCGCAACAATCGTTCTCCTCGGTGTGCTGTTTTATCACCGGGTCAATCTGCTCCTGAGCAGCGTGATTTTACTGGCGTGGACTGCCGCGCTGGGCGTTATGGGGCTGTGGTCCATCTGGGTGCTGCTGCCGCTGGCGATCATTCTGGTGCCGTTCAACCTGCCGCCAATGCGCAAGGCACTGATTTCCGCGCCGGTATTTCGCGGTTTCCGCAAAGTGATGCCGCCGATGTCGCGTACCGAAAAAGAAGCGATCGACGCGGGTACGACCTGGTGGGAAGGCGATCTGTTTCGCGGTAACCCGGACTGGAAAAAGCTGCACAACTATCCGCAGCCGCGCCTGACCGCTGAAGAACAAGCCTTTATCGACGGCCCGGTGGAAGAAGCCTGCCGCATGGCGAACGATTTCCAGATCACTCATGAAATGGCCGATCTGCCGCCTGAACTGTGGGCATTCTTAAAAGAGCACCGCTTCTTCGCGATGATTATCAAGAAAGAGTACGGCGGTCTGGAATTCTCTGCTTATGCGCAGTCCCGCGTGTTGCAAAAACTCTCCGGCGTCTCAGGTATTCTTGCCATCACCGTCGGCGTGCCGAACTCTTTAGGCCCTGGCGAACTGCTGCAACACTACGGCACGGAAGAGCAAAAAAATCATTATCTGCCGCGCCTGGCGCGTGGTCTGGAGATCCCCTGCTTTGCGCTGACCAGCCCGGAAGCGGGTTCCGATGCGGGCGCAATCCCCGATACCGGCGTAGTCTGCATGGGCGAATGGCAGGGCGAGCAGGTGCTCGGCATGCGTCTGAGCTGGAACAAACGCTATATCACGCTGGCGCCGATTGCCACCGTACTCGGCCTGGCTTTTAAACTTTCGGATCCAGAAAAACTGCTGGGCGGCGAAGAAGAGCTGGGCATCACCTGTGCGCTGATCCCGACATCAACGCCGGGCGTGGAAATTGGCCGTCGTCACTTCCCGCTGAACGTTCCATTCCAGAACGGGCCAACCCGCGGCGACGATATCTTTGTGCCGATTGATTACATTATTGGCGGGCCGAAAATGGCCGGTCAGGGCTGGCGTATGCTGGTGGAATGTCTGTCGGTCGGTCGCGGTATTACCCTGCCGTCTAACTCCACCGGCGGCCTGAAATCTGTCGCGATGGGGATTGGCGCTTACGCCCATATTCGCCGCCAGTTCAAAGTACCAATCGGCAAAATGGAAGGTATTGAAGAGCCACTGGCGCGCATCGGCGGTAACGCTTACGTGATGGATGCGGCCGCCTCGCTCATCACCTACGGCATTATGCTCGGCGAAAAACCGGCGGTGCTTTCCGCTATCGTGAAATATCACTGCACCCACCGTGGCCAGCAATCCATTATTGATGCGATGGATATTGCCGGCGGTAAAGGCATTATGCTCGGCGAAAGCAACTTCCTGGCACGAGCCTACCAGGGTGCGCCGATTGCTATTACCGTCGAAGGCGCAAACATCCTGACCCGCAGCATGATGATCTTCGGCCAGGGCGCGATCCGCTGCCATCCGTATGTGCTGGAAGAGATGGCCGCCGCGCAGAATAATGATGTGGACGCTTTCGATAAACTGCTGTTTAAACACATCGGCCATGTCGGCAGTAATAAAATGCGCAGCCTGTGGCTTGGCCTGACGCGCGGTTTAACCAGCGCCGCGCCGACCCGCGACGTCACCAAACGTTACTACCAGCATCTGAACCGCCTGAGCGCCAACCTTGCGCTGCTGTCTGATGTCTCAATGGCGGTGCTGGGCGGTAGCCTGAAACGCCGCGAGCGTATCTCCGCCCGTCTGGGGGATATTCTCAGCCAGTTGTTCCTCGCCTCTGCCACGCTGAAACGTTATGACGATGAAGGCCGCCAGGAAGCGGATCTGCCGCTGGTACACTGGGGCGTTCAGGACGCGCTGTATCAGGCGGAACAGGCGATGAGCGATCTGCTGGAGAACTTCCCGAATCGCTTCGTCGCGGGCGCATTAAGCCTGGTGATTTTCCCGACCGGTCGCCATTACCGCGCACCGTCGGATAAGCTGGACCACAAAGTGGCGAAGATCCTGCAAACACCGAGCGCCACCCGCTCCCGCATCGGGCGCGGCCAGTATCTGACGCCGAGCGAGCACAACCCGGTGGGCCTGCTGGAAGAGGCGCTGGTCGATGTGATGGCAGCCGATCCGGTTCACCAACGCATCTGCAAAGCGCTGGGCAAAAACCTGCCGTTTACTCGCCTCAATGATCTCGCCCAGCAGGCGCTGGCAAGCGGGTTGATCACTGCGGAAGAAGCGGCGCTGCTGAGCAAAGCGGAAGTCAGCCGCCTGCGCAGTATCAACGTTGATGATTTTGCGCCAGAGGCGCTGGCAACGCAGCCGGTAGTCAAGGCGCCGGAAAAGCTGCGTAAACCGGAAGCGGCCTGA
- a CDS encoding gamma-glutamyltransferase family protein yields MTKAIDFKVGYASYRAPMMGHNAVATSQPLAAQAGMRMLALGGNAVDAAIATAMALTVVEPTGCGIGSDAFAIVWDGKELHGLNASGRSPASWNADMFAGLDAVPELGWNAVTVPGAVSGWVALAERFGSLPLTTLAQPAIEYARNGFPVSPLIGELWQRGYNRLKDQPGFSACFAPEGRAPKIGEIFRNLAQAKTLELIAQTNGEAFYRGELAQKIAAFAKEHGAHLSEADLANHKADWVPLLSKAFAGGSVQELPPNGQGIATLIALGILEHCDIGRYDPDSVQSLHLSIEAMKLALADLDRYVADTDHLEFAADLLLSDDYLKARAALIDPEKASDFVYGSPTQSGTVYLSTADASGMMVSFIQSNYMGFGSGVVVPETGISLQNRGCGFVLDPQHPNALAGGKRPLHTIIPGFAMGADGKPLMSFGVMGGPMQAQGHMQMALRIMLHGQNPQAAIDAPRWRVVKGRDVVVEATFERNLIAGLRARGHRITVEDPLEGYHFGGAQVIYRLPEGHYVAATESRKDGQALVS; encoded by the coding sequence ATGACGAAAGCGATTGATTTTAAAGTAGGTTATGCCTCATACCGCGCACCGATGATGGGACACAACGCGGTTGCCACCTCTCAGCCGCTGGCGGCGCAGGCTGGCATGCGCATGCTGGCGCTCGGGGGGAACGCGGTGGATGCGGCAATTGCCACGGCGATGGCGTTGACGGTGGTGGAGCCGACCGGCTGCGGCATTGGCAGCGATGCGTTTGCCATTGTCTGGGATGGCAAAGAATTGCACGGTCTGAACGCCTCCGGCCGCTCACCGGCAAGCTGGAATGCAGATATGTTTGCTGGCCTTGATGCGGTGCCGGAGCTGGGCTGGAATGCCGTTACCGTACCGGGCGCGGTTTCCGGCTGGGTGGCGCTGGCCGAACGTTTCGGTTCGCTGCCGCTGACCACGCTGGCGCAGCCGGCGATCGAGTATGCCCGTAACGGTTTTCCGGTTTCGCCACTGATTGGTGAGCTCTGGCAGCGCGGCTATAACAGGTTAAAAGATCAACCGGGTTTTAGCGCCTGTTTTGCGCCGGAAGGGCGCGCGCCGAAGATCGGCGAAATCTTCCGTAACCTGGCGCAGGCGAAAACGCTGGAGTTGATTGCGCAGACCAATGGCGAAGCGTTTTATCGCGGTGAACTGGCACAGAAAATCGCCGCTTTCGCGAAAGAGCATGGGGCGCACCTGAGCGAAGCGGATCTGGCAAACCATAAAGCCGACTGGGTTCCGCTGCTCTCGAAGGCGTTTGCCGGTGGTTCAGTACAGGAGCTGCCACCGAACGGGCAGGGGATTGCGACGCTGATTGCGCTCGGCATTCTTGAGCACTGCGATATTGGCCGCTATGACCCGGATTCGGTGCAGTCGCTGCATCTGTCGATTGAAGCGATGAAGCTGGCGCTGGCCGATCTTGATCGTTACGTCGCGGATACCGATCATCTGGAATTCGCCGCCGACCTGCTGCTCAGCGACGACTATTTAAAAGCTCGCGCGGCGCTAATCGACCCGGAGAAGGCCTCCGATTTTGTTTACGGTTCGCCGACGCAAAGCGGCACGGTGTACCTCTCCACGGCGGATGCCAGCGGCATGATGGTATCGTTTATTCAATCCAACTATATGGGCTTTGGTTCCGGCGTCGTGGTGCCCGAAACGGGTATCAGCCTGCAAAACCGCGGCTGTGGTTTTGTGCTCGATCCGCAACACCCGAATGCGCTGGCGGGCGGCAAGCGTCCGTTACACACCATTATCCCTGGCTTTGCGATGGGGGCAGACGGCAAACCGCTGATGTCTTTCGGCGTGATGGGCGGGCCGATGCAGGCGCAAGGCCATATGCAGATGGCGCTGCGTATTATGCTGCACGGGCAGAACCCGCAGGCGGCGATCGATGCGCCGCGCTGGCGCGTGGTGAAAGGCCGGGACGTGGTCGTGGAAGCGACGTTTGAACGCAATCTGATTGCCGGGCTGCGCGCGCGCGGACACCGGATTACGGTGGAAGATCCGCTGGAAGGCTATCATTTCGGTGGCGCGCAGGTGATCTATCGCCTGCCGGAAGGGCACTACGTTGCAGCGACTGAAAGCCGCAAAGATGGGCAAGCGTTAGTCAGTTAA